In Beutenbergia cavernae DSM 12333, the DNA window GCCGGTGGACCCGCGCACGATGAGCTCCGGGTCGAAGAGCAGCTCGGGCCGGGCGGGGGATCCGGCGATCTCCGCGAGGAGCGTGTTCACAGCGGCCTGGCTCATCGCCTCGACCGGCTGCCGCAGCGTGGTGAGCGGCGGGTCGGTGAACGGCATCAGCGGTGAGTCGTCGTAGCCGATCACCGAGACGTCCTCGGGAACACGCAGCCCGGCAGACCGCACGGCCCGGATCGCGCCGAGCGCCATGAGGTCGGAGCCGCAGACGATGGCCGTGTACCCCTCCCGGACGAGCTCGCGCCCCGCTGCCTGGCCGCCCTCCACGGTGAACAGCGTGGTGCGGACGTGCTCCTCGCCGTCGTCGGTCCCGACGTGATCGGCGAGCGCCTTGATGAACCCGTCCCGCTTGAGGACCGCCGGCAGCAGCCGTGAGGGTCCGATCGCGAGCGCGATCCGGGTGTGCCCGAGCGAGACGAGGTGACGCACCGCCAGGTGCATGCTGAGGCGCTCGTCGGCGGACACGGCCGAGGCGTCGAGCCGCTCGGGCTTCCCGTTGACGAGGACGAACGGCACGCCGCGGGTGTGCAGCCGTTCGTAGCGATCGACCGGGGCCTGGGTGTCGGCGTGCAGCCCGGAGACGAAGACGATGCCGGCGGCGTCCGCGGCGAGCAGCGTCTCGACGTACTCGTCCTCGGTCGCGCCGCTCGAGGTCTGCGTACAGAGCATCGGCGTGTAGCCGTGGTGCGCGAGCACCGTCTCGATCGACTGGGCGAACGCCGGGAACACCGGGTTGGTGAGCTCCGGCAGGACCAGGCCGACGAGCCCGGCGGACGTCGCCTCGGGCAGGCGGGTGCGTTCGTAGCCGAGGAGGTCGAGCGCCTCGTAGACGGCGCGCCGCGTCTCCTCCGCGACGCCCGGTTTGCGGTTGAGGACGCGCGACACGGTGGCCGTGCTGACCCCGGCTTGTTCGGCCAGGTCCTTGAGCCGGGTTCGCGTGGTGGAACCAGCCACGGCACCTCCTCCTCGTCGTCGGCGTCATCGGTGCAGGGCGAGACTACGCCGTGAAAAGCGTTGCTGGAACGTTACCGCAACAACTTGCAAGAACGCCAGACGCGCGGTTACGGTCGCCACCACAGGGTCGGAGCGGACTTCGGCCGGACGTCACACTCGTTGGGAGACACACGATGCGACGGAGCATCCCGTTCGCCGCGCTCGCCGTGAGCGCCGCTCTCGTCCTGACCGCCTGCGGAGGCAGCGCGGGCAGCGGCGAGGAAGAGACACCGGAGGCGACCGAGTCGGCTCCCGCTGCCGACGGCGGCACGATCACCGTCTGGGTCGACGAGACCCGCCAGGCCGCCGTCGAGGAGGCCGCCGCCGTCTTCGAGGAGGAGACCGGCGCCACGGTCGAGCTCGTCCTGAAGAACTTCGAGGACATCCGCACGGACTTCCTCGCCCAGGTGCCCACCGGCGAGGGCCCCGACATCACGGTCGGCGCGCACGACTGGCTCGGCGAGCTCACGGCCAACGGCGTCGTCGCCCCGATCGAGATCGGCGACATGGCGGGCGAGTTCGAGCCCGTCTCGATCGAGGCCTTCACGCAGGACGGCCAGGTGTACGGGCTGCCGTACGCCGTCGAGAACATCGCGCTCATCCGGAACACGGCGCTCGCGCCCGAGGCTCCCGCCAGCTGGGACGACGCCGTCGCCGCCGGCACCGCCGCGGGGACCCAGTTCCCCCTCCTGATCCAGGTCAGCGAGGAGGGCGACCCGTACACGATGTACCCGTTGCAGACCTCGTTCGGGGCGGGCGTGTTCGAGCAGAACGACGACGGCACGTACGCCCCGGAGCTCGCGCTCGGCGGGGAGCCGGGCAACGCGTTCGCCGGGTGGCTCGCGGAGCAGGGTGCGGCCGGCGTGCTCGACACGGCAGTGACGTACGACATCGCGGTCGCCGCGTTCGCGGCGGGCGACTCGCCGTTCATCATCGGCGGCCCCTGGATGATCGAGAGCTTCCCGGGTCTCGACCTCGCGATCGACCCGATCCCGAGCGCCGGCGGCGAACCCGCTCGGCCGTTCGTCGGCGTGGCCGGCTTCTACCTCAGCGCGCAGAGCGAGAACGC includes these proteins:
- a CDS encoding sugar ABC transporter substrate-binding protein, with the protein product MRRSIPFAALAVSAALVLTACGGSAGSGEEETPEATESAPAADGGTITVWVDETRQAAVEEAAAVFEEETGATVELVLKNFEDIRTDFLAQVPTGEGPDITVGAHDWLGELTANGVVAPIEIGDMAGEFEPVSIEAFTQDGQVYGLPYAVENIALIRNTALAPEAPASWDDAVAAGTAAGTQFPLLIQVSEEGDPYTMYPLQTSFGAGVFEQNDDGTYAPELALGGEPGNAFAGWLAEQGAAGVLDTAVTYDIAVAAFAAGDSPFIIGGPWMIESFPGLDLAIDPIPSAGGEPARPFVGVAGFYLSAQSENAILANDFLVNYMSTEEAQLALYEAGNRPPALTAAADVASEDPVTDGFRAVGADAFPMPSIPEMASVWEFWGVTEAGIISGSLEPTAGWEKMVTDIQGALDAA
- a CDS encoding LacI family DNA-binding transcriptional regulator, whose product is MAGSTTRTRLKDLAEQAGVSTATVSRVLNRKPGVAEETRRAVYEALDLLGYERTRLPEATSAGLVGLVLPELTNPVFPAFAQSIETVLAHHGYTPMLCTQTSSGATEDEYVETLLAADAAGIVFVSGLHADTQAPVDRYERLHTRGVPFVLVNGKPERLDASAVSADERLSMHLAVRHLVSLGHTRIALAIGPSRLLPAVLKRDGFIKALADHVGTDDGEEHVRTTLFTVEGGQAAGRELVREGYTAIVCGSDLMALGAIRAVRSAGLRVPEDVSVIGYDDSPLMPFTDPPLTTLRQPVEAMSQAAVNTLLAEIAGSPARPELLFDPELIVRGSTGPVPKAAPPS